From Thermovenabulum gondwanense:
CAATGCGGGTTATTAAAAAAATAAAATTATTTGTGAGTATATTCACTATTATTTCTTTAATGACGTTAACCTCATGTGCCCGGCAGACTTTGATAAAATTTGAAGATGGCTACGGCAGCGTTATGCAGGAAATACCTGGGCTAAAAGAAAATATACCCTATTATCCGGTGAGCTCTGCCCTGGACGACGAGGGAAATATTTATATACTGGATCAGATTTCTACCGCCGGGAGCGTCTTTGTTTTTGATAAAAATTACAACTTTAAAGAAAAATTTGCTCCCCTTGGCGGAATAGAGCAGGAAAATGTGGACATTGCGGTGGATAAAGAGGGTGCCGTATATGTTGCTGATCTGGGAATGGGAGAAATAATAAAGTACAAAAATGAACGGGAAGTGAAAAGAATTAAACCCGATGATGGCTTTTTCCCCAGGGCTATTGCGGTAAATTCAAAAAATGAACTTATAGTTTTAAGTTATGATAAGGTATATGTATTTAATTCGGAAGGAGAGATTTTGAGAAAGTTTGGCGAAAGCGGAAGGGGAAAGGGGCAATTCATGACTTATGGCTCCGAATTTTATATAGGCCCCTTAGGAATTGCTGTGGATGAAAAGGACAATATCTACGTTGCCGATACTTTAAACAAAAGGCTGCAGCAGTTTACACCGGATGGTGCGTTTACAAAGGATTATCCTTTAGAAGATGAACCCCAGGATGTGGCGGTGAATGAAGAGGGAATCTTTGCTCTGCTAAAAAATAAAATAGTAAAAATTGATTTTAAAAAGGGCAATGTAAAGGAATTTTATAAACTGGCAGACAATAATGAGGAATTTTCTTTTTCAAGCCTTTTCGGCAAAAAGGACAAACTCATCATATGCTTACCCGATGATAAAGGAGTAGTATTTTTCGAAAAAGGAAAAGAAGTAAGGGCAATAAAAAATAATGACAAAGAAATTTTCCTTTTCCCCCATCACGTTCATGGGGATAAAGAACATATTATAGTTGTAAGCGGGAATTTTTACGAAAAGACCGGAAAAGTTCAGGTTTTTAAAAAGGGTGGTAGTTTTTTATATAATCTGTCTTTACCCGGAGAAGATTTTATTAAACCGGTGGATGCGGTAATTGTAAAAGATAAAATTTACGTTCTTGACTTAGACAGGGTCCATATTTTTGATAAGAATGGAAATTATATAAAAAGCTTCGGAGAACGGGGAGAAGATGAAGGTAAACTCGGGGTGTTTGATAATTACGGAGATTTAATGGGGCCAATGGATATTGCCGCGGGTGAAGATAATAATCTCTACATTGCCGATACCTTTAATGACAGGATAAATATATATGACGCAAATGGCAAGTTTTTAAGACAGATAGAAATACAGGAGCCGAAAGAAATAACTTTCGATGAAAAAGGCAATATGTACGTGCTTAAAAACGGTATTTTCTCCCTGGTGAAATGGGATGGGATGAGTTTTAAAGAGGTGTTGAATGATAGGTTTAAAGAACTTTTTTATGAAGACGAGAGAAATCCGGAAGATTCCGGAATTCAAGGAATTGCAGTAAAAAATGGGAGAATATATTTATCCAATACGGGAAATCACAAAATTGAAGTATTTGACCTAAAAGGCATCTATATAGAGAGCATAGGGGGGTTTGGATTTGAGAAAGGAAGGTTTAATACCCCCAAGGGCATTTTTATAGATAATGAGGATAATTTAATAGTTGCCGATAGTGGCAATCACAGGTTAATATTATTAAAAAAAGG
This genomic window contains:
- a CDS encoding NHL repeat-containing protein, whose product is MRVIKKIKLFVSIFTIISLMTLTSCARQTLIKFEDGYGSVMQEIPGLKENIPYYPVSSALDDEGNIYILDQISTAGSVFVFDKNYNFKEKFAPLGGIEQENVDIAVDKEGAVYVADLGMGEIIKYKNEREVKRIKPDDGFFPRAIAVNSKNELIVLSYDKVYVFNSEGEILRKFGESGRGKGQFMTYGSEFYIGPLGIAVDEKDNIYVADTLNKRLQQFTPDGAFTKDYPLEDEPQDVAVNEEGIFALLKNKIVKIDFKKGNVKEFYKLADNNEEFSFSSLFGKKDKLIICLPDDKGVVFFEKGKEVRAIKNNDKEIFLFPHHVHGDKEHIIVVSGNFYEKTGKVQVFKKGGSFLYNLSLPGEDFIKPVDAVIVKDKIYVLDLDRVHIFDKNGNYIKSFGERGEDEGKLGVFDNYGDLMGPMDIAAGEDNNLYIADTFNDRINIYDANGKFLRQIEIQEPKEITFDEKGNMYVLKNGIFSLVKWDGMSFKEVLNDRFKELFYEDERNPEDSGIQGIAVKNGRIYLSNTGNHKIEVFDLKGIYIESIGGFGFEKGRFNTPKGIFIDNEDNLIVADSGNHRLILLKKGR